Proteins from a genomic interval of Maniola hyperantus chromosome 1, iAphHyp1.2, whole genome shotgun sequence:
- the LOC117997096 gene encoding uncharacterized protein, with product MFGFGERVDAAPAGTSGQQSASERRVSTDGPLTEVFKVGIKVPPFYPDEPEIWFAQLEGQFALANITSDTTRFYYVMGHLEHQYAKEIKDVVINPPPTNKYEKLKTELVNRLSASRATKMKQLLRHEELGDRKPSQFFRHLRDLAGAEFPDEYLHTIWISRLPINIQTVLAAQKSASLEEQAELADRIMDIAAPAVQVHATAATVQPTSNDDLRKEISELRKQVKALTMKFGNRSRSSSRSRSHQSQRSHSRGRSQSSYRKYPVCYYHTKFGSKAFKCVQPCDYKATENSKGSR from the coding sequence ATGTTCGGTTTTGGCGAACGCGTCGATGCCGCGCCGGCCGGTACCAGCGGGCAGCAAAGTGCGAGCGAAAGGCGCGTTTCAACGGACGGACCACTTACAGAAGTTTTCAAGGTAGGAATCAAAGTGCCTCCTTTTTACCCCGATGAGCCCGAAATCTGGTTCGCGCAACTAGAGGGGCAGTTTGCGCTCGCAAACATCACCAGTGACACCACACGATTTTATTATGTTATGGGTCACTTGGAGCACCAATACGCCAAGGAAATAAAGGACGTTGTGATAAATCCACCGCCAacaaataaatatgaaaaactTAAAACGGAGTTGGTAAATAGGTTGTCGGCGTCCCGGGCGACAAAAATGAAACAACTACTTCGCCACGAAGAACTCGGGGACCGAAAACCATCCCAGTTCTTCCGCCATTTAAGAGACCTTGCTGGCGCCGAGTTCCCGgacgagtacctacatacaatttgGATAAGTAGACTACCTATAAATATTCAGACAGTCTTGGCCGCGCAAAAGTCTGCATCACTGGAGGAGCAAGCTGAACTAGCGGACCGCATAATGGACATAGCAGCCCCAGCCGTTCAAGTCCATGCTACTGCAGCTACGGTGCAACCAACGAGTAACGATGACCTACGAAAGGAAATATCGGAGCTAAGAAAGCAAGTCAAAGCACTGACTATGAAATTCGGCAATAGATCCCGTAGCTCGAGTAGGTCACGTAGTCACCAATCGCAGCGCAGCCACTCACGAGGTCGCTCACAATCGAGCTATCGGAAATACCCAGTCTGCTACTACCACACAAAATTTGGCAGCAAGGCATTCAAGTGCGTCCAGCCTTGCGACTACAAAGCAACGGAAAACAGCAAGGGCAGTCGCTAA